The nucleotide sequence CCGCAGCAAGATCAATTTCTTCCTGTATGAAGCAACCGAGTTCACCGGCAAGCCGATGCTCGAAGGTGGCTTGCGCGTAGGCTACACCTGGGATGCCGGCAAGTATGAAGTGGCCGCTTTTGGCCGCAACATCACCGATACCCAGCGTATCACCGGCGCCATCGACTTCAACAACCGCACGGGCTTCATCAATGAGCCACGTCAATTTGGTGTGCAATTCAAGGGCAACTTCTAATTGCCCGATACCAGGCGCCGGCCCTTGCGGCCAGCGCCTGCTTCAACCCGCCCGGTTTGCGCCGCGGCGGGTTTTTTTATGCCCGCTCGGGAAGCTGCGCCAGCCGCTGCGCCCAGGCGGGAACGGCTTGCCGCCAGAAGTCTTCCAGGCTCTCGGCGCGCACGTCGAGGCCGAGGAAGCGGGCAGCCGGCAGCAGTGCCGATGCCAGCAGTTCGGCGGCATGCGTGCCCGTGTCGAAGGCGAGGGCGCCTGTCTGCTTCGACAGTTTCTCGCCGCTGTCATTGTTGACGACAGGCACGTGCAGAAAGCCCGGATGCGGCAAGCCCAGCACATCCTGCAGATACAGCTGGCGCGGCGTGGAATCGAGCAAATCCGCCCCGCGCACCACCTGCGTGATGCCCTGTGCGCCATCATCGACCACCACGACCAGCTGATACGCCCAGTAACCATCGCCGCGCAGCACGATGAAGTCGCCCACTTCGCCAGCCAGGTCCTGCTGCTGCTGACCATGCCAGCGGTCGGTAAAACCATACACGGCTTGCGTGCCCTCTGGCACGCGCAGCCGAAGGGCTCGCGCTGCCTTGCCCGGCGCCAAGCCGTGGCGGCAAGTGCCCGGATACACGGCGGCCCCGCCCTTGGGCGTGCCCGCCTGCACCACTGAATCGTGGATCTCCTTGCGCGAACAGCCGCACGCATACACGAGGCCATTATCCTGCAACTGCTTCAGCGCTGCCTCGTACAGCGGCAGCCTGCGGCTCTGCCACGTCGCCTCGCCATCCCACGTCATGCCGCAGCGTTGCAGGGTGGCCAGGATCGCCATATCGGCACCCTCGACATTGCGGTCATAGTCCAGGTCCTCGATGCGCAATAGCCACGTGCCGCGATGCACCTTGGCATCGAGATAGCTGGCCATGGCGGCAACGAGCGAGCCCATGTGCAGGGGACCGGAGGGGGAGGGGGCGAAGCGGCCGATGTAGGGTGCGGTGGACAGGGACATACGGATGAAGGTTGTTGACAGTAGTGATACGTGCTGGTGTGGCTATGAGCGATGACGCATCCAAGTATCGTTCAGAGTGATTTTCAAGTCAAATTACGGCCCTGTTTCATATGTGGCCAGAAATCGCTGGCCGACTGTAGCAATAGCGAACACAAGCGTTTCGTGCGGCCGCAAGGTGCCATCGATGGTGTGTTTATTCAGCGCGACGTAGGCGCCTGCACCGTGCAGTAGCAGGGCGTCGGGCAGGGCCGCGCGCACGGACGGTACGCCATTGGCAAACAGGCGCAGGCTGGAAAAACCCGGTTGACCCAGATGGTACTGAGCGCTGCTGCTGGTGAATTGAATGCTGAGCAAGGCGCTGGCGCCAGCATACAGGCGCAGGCCGGGCGGCGCATTGATGATGGGCGAAAAGTGCCGGCGCGAAATGGCCAGCGTTGCCAGCATCAGGTCATACGCGCTGGCAAACTCGCGCGTGTACTGGCGAAACAAACCCAGCTCGCGCTCGTAATACGGCAATAGTTGTTCCACGGTCGCGCTCTCCGCCAGCTGGAAAGCTCCATGCTGGCATCAGGCACGAGCGTGGGTGTTGATGCGTGACAATGATTCTTAGAAATGGTACTCCGCGCGTATCATCGGCGTCTTCGCCGTCTGGCCCACATTGCC is from Janthinobacterium sp. 61 and encodes:
- the gluQRS gene encoding tRNA glutamyl-Q(34) synthetase GluQRS, producing the protein MSLSTAPYIGRFAPSPSGPLHMGSLVAAMASYLDAKVHRGTWLLRIEDLDYDRNVEGADMAILATLQRCGMTWDGEATWQSRRLPLYEAALKQLQDNGLVYACGCSRKEIHDSVVQAGTPKGGAAVYPGTCRHGLAPGKAARALRLRVPEGTQAVYGFTDRWHGQQQQDLAGEVGDFIVLRGDGYWAYQLVVVVDDGAQGITQVVRGADLLDSTPRQLYLQDVLGLPHPGFLHVPVVNNDSGEKLSKQTGALAFDTGTHAAELLASALLPAARFLGLDVRAESLEDFWRQAVPAWAQRLAQLPERA
- a CDS encoding type VI secretion system baseplate subunit TssF; the encoded protein is MEQLLPYYERELGLFRQYTREFASAYDLMLATLAISRRHFSPIINAPPGLRLYAGASALLSIQFTSSSAQYHLGQPGFSSLRLFANGVPSVRAALPDALLLHGAGAYVALNKHTIDGTLRPHETLVFAIATVGQRFLATYETGP